A window of Lysobacterales bacterium genomic DNA:
CTGGGCCTGCACCCGATGACCGCGCCGCCGAAAGCGCCCAGCTTGCGCGGCCGCGTGCTGGTCAGCTGCGAGGCGCGGATCGAGAGTTGGCGCGGCTTTGTCGATGCGCTGTATGCCGCGCTGGAAGCCGAGCGCGTTGAGTGCGACCCGCAGCGGCACGACCGCGCGATGGCGGTGGTGCAGGCGCTGGTGCATGCCGGGCATCTGGCGCAGGCGGGGGTGTTGGCAAAGCTCGCGGCGGAACTCGGTGGCCCGGCTGCGCTGTTCCCTCTGCGCTCCGCCTCGTTCGAGCTTGATCTTGCGATGGCCGACCGCATCCTCGCCGGCAATCCGGCGATCTATGCGGGTATCCAGTTCGACAACCCTGCCGTGCTGCCGGTGCTCGACAGTCTGGCCGCCCGCGTGATTCGCCTTCGAGACCTTGTCCGCGTCGGCGACCGCGAGGCTTTCGAGCGCGAGTTCATTGAGGCCCCGCGCGCCGCTTTCGGTGCCGATGAGATCGCGCGCGGCAATCATGGCTTCGAGCAGGTCGGCTACCTGCTGGCCGACCTCGCCCACGCCGGCGCGCTCAGCGTGCACCTGCCGGAAGACCGTCCCGGCTCGCTGCGCGCGCTGCTGGAGGTGTTCGAGCGGAGCGCTGTGAACCTTGCCTCGATCCACTCCTCGCGCACGCCGACCGGGCAGGTTCACTTTCGTTTCTCGTTCTCTGAGCCGCCGGCCGGCTCGGCGCTGCGCGGCCTGATCGAGGCCATCGAGGCCGGCGGCATCGGACGCGTGCTGGATCACGCGTCCTTGGATCACCCGTGATTCGGCCGTGCCGGCGGCGCCGATGTGTGCGACCTTCGCGCGCGTCAAGGCCATCGCGACTGCGCTTCGATTCGCCGGGCTTGTGACTCAGCCTGGCCAAGACATGCGTAGGCCGCTGGCTAGGGCTGCGGACCGGTCCGATGCCGCCGCGAGCTCGCTATGGCCGAGACCCGCCGGTAGCCCGTCGTCGTTGTTTGATTCGCCAAGTGCTCCACACCAACGCCCCCTTTCGGAGCTCCGATGCCCCCTACGACCTCGCCCCTACGGCCCCGCGCCTGCTGCCCCTGTCGATTGAGGCTCCGAAGCTGATGGCCGTGCGATTGATGACCCTGCGCGATGTGCCCGATGATGAATTGGACGGCATTCTCGCCCTGCTCGACAAGGCGGAGATCGCCCACTACCAGACGCCCCCGGGTCTGTTCGGTCTGTCGCCCGCGGCCCTGTGGATCCAGGATCCTGCCCAGGCGCCGGAGGCGCGTCGCCTGCTGGCGGAGTTCCAGGAGCGCCGCGCGAGCGAGGCGCGTGCGGCTTGGGAGTCCGCGCGTGCAGCGGGGGAAGTGCCGAGCGCGTGGGCGGCTCTGTGGCAGCGCCCCTGGCACGCCTTGGGTCTCTTCATCCTGGTGCTGGGCGTGCTTTTCGCGCTCAGCTTGCCGATGTGGGGGCTGGGCCGATAGGGCGCGGGAGCGGGATCAAGTGGGAAGCTTTCCGGAGCTTTTGAACGATGTTGGCGGCGGCGGAGGTTTTCCAAGCCCATGATTTACTGAGGCTTTGGCTGTTCCTCTGCCCGCCCGACAGCGGGCGAATCTCGAGACAGAGGCGGTCATCGTCCTTTGCTATGGTCGGTTTGCACTCCGCATCGACGCGCCGCGTTGATCGCTTGGAACGCGAATCTCCGGGTACCAGACTATGGCCATCTCCCTGCGCGCCCTGCGGGCACTGTCGAACGTGAGCAGCCCCGAGCAGCTCAGTCGCGAAGTCACCCGCGTCGTTGAGCGACTCGGGGTTGAGCACTGGGTGTACGCGATCAACCTGCCGCTGGTGAACGACCGCCAGAACCAGTACACGCTGGGCGATTACCCGATGGCCTGGGTCGAGCGCTACCTCGCCTGTGACTACCTCAAGATTGACCCCGTGGTCGCCCACTGCCA
This region includes:
- a CDS encoding prephenate dehydrogenase → MKATATVGIIGSAGAYGRWLAQFFETRMGCPVLGCDPADPVSCALAELVARSEVIVFSAPIAETPRLIAEAVSLAGERAAEQLWIDVTSIKAVPVAAMLVSSAEVLGLHPMTAPPKAPSLRGRVLVSCEARIESWRGFVDALYAALEAERVECDPQRHDRAMAVVQALVHAGHLAQAGVLAKLAAELGGPAALFPLRSASFELDLAMADRILAGNPAIYAGIQFDNPAVLPVLDSLAARVIRLRDLVRVGDREAFEREFIEAPRAAFGADEIARGNHGFEQVGYLLADLAHAGALSVHLPEDRPGSLRALLEVFERSAVNLASIHSSRTPTGQVHFRFSFSEPPAGSALRGLIEAIEAGGIGRVLDHASLDHP